The following proteins come from a genomic window of Rutidosis leptorrhynchoides isolate AG116_Rl617_1_P2 chromosome 10, CSIRO_AGI_Rlap_v1, whole genome shotgun sequence:
- the LOC139871771 gene encoding casein kinase 1-like protein 11 has translation MDHVLGGKFKLGRKIGSGSFGELYLGVNLHSGEEVAIKLEPVKTKHPQLHYESKVYTILQGGTGIPNLKWFGVEGEYNIMVIDLLGPSLEDLFNYCNRKFSLKTVLMLADQLINRVEYMHGRGFLHRDIKPDNFLMGLGRKANQVYVIDFGLAKKYRDLQTHKHIPYRENKNLTGTARYASVNTHLGVEQSRRDDLESLGYVLMYFLRGSLPWQGLKAGNKKQKYDKISEKKMLTTIEVLCKSYPSEFVSYFHYCRSLRFEDKPDYSYLKRLFRDLFIREGYQFDYVFDWTMLKYPQIGANSRTRIQGGNTSMNVGTSAEKPGRTSAGQDIRNRFSGAVESLSRRTSLGGSRQRISDDVQPDAERLWSSRNGDLSKRTATPGGRPSSSVEATEGRLTRLVSTSGARSSTTRVQPSFDTKPSGFVRTAKGGHEDPLRNFELLSIKK, from the exons ATGGATCATGTTCTTGGAGGAAAGTTCAAACTTGGAAGAAAAATTGGGAGTGGATCCTTTGGTGAACTTTATTTAg GTGTTAATCTTCATAGTGGAGAAGAAGTTGCTATTAAGCTG GAACCTGTCAAAACGAAGCATCCTCAGCTTCATTATGAATCAAAAGTATATACGATTCTGCAAGGAGGAA CTGGAATACCGAACCTGAAGTGGTTCGGAGTCGAGGGAGAGTATAATATCATGGTTATTGACCTTCTTGGACCGAGCCTCGAAGACCTTTTCAATTACTGCAATAGAAAGTTCAGTTTGAAGACAGTTTTAATGCTTGCAGATCAACTA ATAAACAGAGTTGAGTACATGCATGGGAGGGGTTTTCTTCACCGTGACATAAAGCCTGATAATTTCTTAATGGGTTTGGGCCGAAAAGCTAATCAG GTGTACGTCATTGATTTTGGCCTTGCAAAAAAGTATAGGGATCTTCAAACACATAAACACATACCATACAG GGAAAACAAGAACCTCACAGGCACTGCCCGTTATGCAAGTGTCAACACACACCTTGGTGTTG AACAAAGTAGACGAGACGATCTTGAATCCCTCGGTTACGTTCTTATGTATTTCCTAAGAGGAAG CCTTCCGTGGCAGGGACTTAAAGCGGGAAACAAGAAACAGAAATATGACAAAATAAGCGAAAAAAAGATGTTGACTACAATCGAG GTGTTATGTAAATCGTACCCATCGGAGTTTGTATCATATTTCCATTATTGTCGGTCTTTGAGATTTGAGGACAAACCAGACTATTCATATTTAAAGAGGCTTTTTAGAGACCTATTTATTCGCGAAG GCTATCAATTCGACTACGTCTTCGATTGGACGATGTTGAAGTACCCTCAAATTGGCGCCAACTCCAGAACACGA aTTCAAGGTGGGAATACAAGTATGAATGTTGGAACATCAGCCGAAAAGCCTGGAAGGACATCAG cTGGTCAAGATATACGTAATAGATTCTCGGGTGCAGTAGAATCATTATCAAGAAGAACGTCATTAGGTGGTAGCCGCCAAAGGATATCTGATGACGTG CAACCTGATGCTGAAAGACTCTGGTCCTCTCGAAATGGAGACTTGTCAAAACGTACCGCCACTCCTGGCGGCAGACCGAGTTCGTCAGTGGAAGCAACGGAAGGCCGGTTGACTCGGCTTGTCTCGACGAGTGGGGCCCGCTCATCGACTACACGAGTCCAACCAAGCTTTGATACCAAACCATCGGGATTTGTACGAACTGCAAAGGGTGGCCATGAAGATCCTCTTCGCAACTTTGAGTTGCTATCGATCAAGAAGTGA